tgattgtatgtgctttattgtatttttaaaatgtttcaattgtttatttgatttgatttatgttaatattgttttgttttgatattcattgtaattgctttattctgttttgttttgggcatcgcccccCATGTTAGCGGCCCCgaatccttttggggagatggtggcgggatagataaataaagtattattataatattattattattaaatgatgtTTAATGATATTGTGTCCTTCCTTGAGCTGCAGGGACAGGCAAGTAATAcattcaacattattattattattattattacagtagagtctcacttatccaagcctcgcttatccaagcctctggataatccaagccatttttgtagtcaatgttttcaatatattgtgatattttggtgctaaattcgtaaatacagtaattacaacataacattactgaatattgaactacttttctgtcaaatttgttgtataacatgacgttttggtgcttaatttgtaaaatcataacctaatttgatgtttaataggcttttccttaatccctccttattatccaagatattcgcttatccaagcatctgcaggcccgtttagattggataagtgagactctactgcaggggtcctcaaacttttgaagcagagggccagtccacaatccttcagactgttgaggggccgaattatcatttgaaaaaaaaaatacaaacaaattcctatgcatattgcacatgtcttatttgtagtgcaacaacaacaacaacgaaagaacaatacaatatttaaaaatgaaaacaattttaaccaacataaacctatcaggatttcaatggaaagtgtgggcctgctactggccaatgagatagtcaaattaattaggattgttgttgttgttgtgtgccttcaagtcatttcagactttggccgagactaagtctaaaattaattatttatttactgcatttatttactacatttatatcccacccttctcacccagaaggggactcagagcagctgtatgtacatacaatatattatattattagcataacacaatattagcattatatattactatattgaactataccactatctatatatataaaagagtgatggcatcacggcgacccacaaaacaacaaaactacaggccccccagcctcgaaatttgacaacacaacccatcatccacggctctaggttgatacaacaaaaagaaaagaaaaataaagtcctaattagagagagaggaataattgcttttatccaattgctgccagttagaaggctaagctcctccaacttggtctcctagcaacccaataaaaaataataaaaaacactaaaaataattaaaaacactgaaaaattaatacaataaaatactataataacagaaaataactaaaaataatacaagaaaataataaaatataataaataaaaagataacttacaattatactatttatatacaattatactataacttaccactatactattatataatacgtaatatataacatataattaatattattatatggtattattattagtattatgttgtatagcataatattattatcaatattatatgtatatacaatatattatattattaaaactgatataaaaatattatattataaaactgagggcgggggccaggtaaatgaccttggggggccgcatccggcccccgggccttagtttggggatccctgctctactgtatataactcaAAAAGGCAGAATTCTATGAGAAAATTAATAGAAAAGATTTCAAATTGTTCTCAAGATAGGATATCTATGGATGATTGGAATGGGTGTTTTCCTCCAGCAACAGAcagaaaacaaatacagtagagtctcgcttatccaacataaacgggccagcagaacgttggataagcgaaaatgttggataataaggagggattaaggaaaagcctcttaaacatcaaattatgttatgatttcacaaattaagcaccaaaacatcacgttttacaacaaatcgaccgaaaaagcagtccaataccCAGTcatgttgtgtagtaattactttatttatgaatttaataccaaaatatcacaatgattgaaatcactgactacaaaaacactgactactaaaaggcagactgtgttggataatacagaacgttggataagcgaaggttggataagagagagGGAGCTATATTTATCTCCCCAAAATGAGCTTTTAGGAGCTATGTTTATCTCCCCAAAATGGGCTTTTAGGGGTCAAATTCAACCCCCAAAATGGGCTTTTAGGAGCTATATTTATCTCCCCACAATGGGCTTTTAGGAGCTACATTTATCTCCCCAAAATGGGTTTTTAAGGGTCAGATTGAACCCCAAAAATTGTCTTTCTGGGCCCATATTTATATTTCTGAGGTCAGAATAATTCCCCCCAAAATGGGCTTTTAGGAGCTATATTTATCTCCCCAAAATGGGCTTTTAGGagctatgtttatatatatttatgtgttttttttatggttggaaactgccctgagtcccatccgggagatagggcggtatataaataacgttttgttattattattattattattattattattatttattaccgtAGAAGGAAAAAGCTGAgtctcagtacagtagagtctcacttatccaacataaatgggccggcaaaacgttggataagcgaatatgttggataataaggagagattaaggagaagccttttaaacaccaaattaggttatgcttttacaaattaagtgccaaaacatcatgttatacaacagatttgacagaaaagtagttcaatatgcagtaatgctacatagtaattactgtatttacgaatttagcaccaaaatatcatgatgtattgaaaacattgactacaaaaatgcgttggataatccagaacgttggataagtgagactctaccatatATTTATCTCCCCACAATGGGCTTTTAGGAGCTATATTTATCTCCCCAAAATGGGTTTTTAAGGGTCAGATTGAACCCCAAAAATTGTCTTTCTGGGCCCATATTTATATTTCTGAGGTCAGATTAATTCCCCCCAAAATGGGCTTTTAGGAGCTATATTTATCTCCCCAAAATGGGCTTTTAGGagctatgtttatatatatttatatttatgtgttgtttttatggttggaaaccgccctgagtaccatccgggagatagggcggtatataaatcatgttttttattattattattattattattattattatttattaccgtAGAAGGAAAAAGCTGTATAAGTGGTACCAAatttgccgaaggctttcatggctgaaaccactgggttgctgtgagttttccgggctgcctggccacaatccagaagaattctctcctgccacggatgtgagcgaaacgtcaggagagaatgctgctcgGACATGGCCAgagagcctggaaaacccacagcaaccctattgaaatatgttgtcgaaaggctttcatggccgggggcacagggctgttgtatgttttccgggctgtatggccatgttcctgaagtattctctcctgacgtttcgcccacatctatggtaggcatcctctgaggatgtgggcgaaacgtcaggagagaatgctgctcggaacatggccagaccacctggaaaacatacaacaaccctattgaaATAGGTCGCCATTGGGGGGAAGAAGAAGGCGAATTAAACAGGGAAGTATTCCAAATCAGGAAAAGTAGAATAAGGAGATACTTTTTTCTCCTCAGAAAGGAGCAGAAGCGCCTCACCTCAGCCGGCATCTCGGCGCCGGTGACGTCACTGCCGCGCGGCAGAGTCCCTGGCTCGCGCTGTGTGTGGCCTGACGTCACTCCCGCGCGCCGGAAGCGGCTCTCCTGAGGCGGCGGGAGCGGAAGCGGAAGCGGAAGCGGGGGCGATGTTGTTCTCGCTGCGTGAGGCGGTGCAGTGGCTGGGCCTGGCGCCCTTCGAGCTGCTCCTGCAGGGCCTGGCGCTGCTGGCGGCCTCGGCGCTGGTGGCGCTGAAGGCGGACGGCGGGGAGGCCTCGGCGGGGCTGAGCTGGTGGGGCGCGCTGGGCCCGCTCTTCGCCGCCGACGGGCTCTGCACCTACTTCACCGCCATCGTCTCGGTGCGGCTCTTCCAGGACGGCGAGAAGCGGCTGGCCGTGCTGCGGCTCTtctgggtgctcaccctgctcaGCCTCAAGTTCGTCTTCGAGATGCTGCTCTGCCAGAAGCTGGGCCAGGAGCCCAAGCCCGGCCGCGAGCAGCTCTGGTACGGCCTCATCATGGCGCCCGTCTTCATcctgctccagctcctcatgaTCCGCGCCTGCAGGATCTTCTGAGGCCGCCCGGGAAGGCCGTGCTGCCGGGCCGAGGGGAGGAGTGGCCCGGGGACACGGACAGGCTGCAAACGGGGCCCCTTCTCGTGCAGAGAGAGGCATTGTCGCTGGACCCTGGACCGCCGTGGAACCAGAGAAGAAATATGTAGATACACCCCCTTCTGATGCAAATATGTGACTTCAGGGTATGTTGAACAAGACTGGTTTAAgactaaatatgtaaatatattccCATTCTCGTGTCAATGCGTGTATTCTCATTGGACACCAACTTAAGAAGAAATGTGTAGACAGATCCTCCTTCTGATGCCAATATATGACTCCAGAATATGTCGAACAAGACTGCTATTTAATAATAAATGTTGATATATTCACAAAGactaaatatatagatatattccaATTGTTATGCTGTCAATACGTGTATTCTCACTGGACTTCCGACCAAATGGAACCAGAACACCAACTTAAGAAGAAATGTGTAGACAGATCCTCCTTCTGATGCCAATATGTGACTCCAGAATATGTCGAACAAGACTGCTATTTCACAATAAATACGTAGATCTATTCCCATAGACTAAATATGTAGATATATTCTAGTTCTTATGTCATAGGTGTTTTCTCAGTGGACTTCCAACCAAATGGAACCAGAACACCAACTTAAGAAGAAATGTGTAGACAGTTAGTCCTTATGTAAATATCTGACTTCAGACTATGTTGAGCTAGACTGCTGTTTAAGAATAAATACTTAGATCTATTCCCATAgactaaatatgtaaatatattccCATTCTCGTGTCAATACGTGTATTCTCACTGGACTTCCGACCAAATGGAACCAGAACACCAACTTAAGAAGAAATGTATAGATAGATTCCCCCCTAATACAAATATGTTACTTCAGACTATGTCGAACAAGACTGCCGTTTAAgactaaatatgtaaatatattccCATTCTCGTGTCAGTGCGTGTATTCTCACTGGACTTCCGACCAAATGGAACCAGAACACCAACTTAAGAAGAAATGTGTAGACAGATCCTCCTTATGTAAATATCTGTCTTCAGACTATGTTGAACTAGACTGCTATTTAAGAATAAATACTTAGATCTATTCCCATAgactaaatatgtaaatatattccAATTCTTATATCATCAATACATGTATTCTCACTGGACTTCCGACCAAATGGAAACAGAACACCAACTTAAGAAGAAATGTGTAGACCGATCCTCCTTCTGATGCAAATATGTGACTCCAGAATATGTCGAACAAGACtgctatttaataataaatatgtagATATATTCGCAAAGactaaatatatagatatattccaATTCTTATGTTGTCAATACATGTATTCTCACTGGACTTCCTACCAAATGGAACCAGAACACCAATTTCAAAAATATGTAGAGAGATTCCCCCCTAATGCAAATATGTGACTTCAGACTATGTTGAACAAGACTGCCTTTTAAgactaaatatgtaaataaattcCCATTCTTATGTCAATTGGTGTTTTCTCACTGAACTTCTGACCAAATGGAACCAGAACACCAACTTAAGAAGAAATGTGTAGACCGATCCCCCTTCTGATGAAAATATGTGACTCCAGAATATGTCGAACAAGACTGCTATTTGACAATAAATACATAGATCTATTCCCATAGACTAAATATGTAGATATATTCCAGTTCTTAGGTCAATAGGTGTTTTCTCACTGGACTTCTGACCAAATGGAACCAGAACATCAACTTCAGAAATATGTAGACAGATCCTCCTTCTTATGTAAATATGTGACTTCAGACTATGTTGAACTAGACTGCTGTTTAAGACTAAATATGTAGATAGATTTCCATAGAGTAAATATGTAGATAGAGTCCAATTCTTATATCATCAATATGTATATTCTTACTGGACTTCTGACCAAATGGAACCAGAACATCAACTTAAGAAGAAATGTATAGATAGATTCCCCCCTAATACAAATATGTTACTTCAGACTATGTCGAACAAGACTGCCGTTTAAgactaaatatgtaaatatattccCATTCTCGTGTCAGTGCGTGTATTCTCACTGGACTTCCGACCAAATGGAACCAGAACACCAACTTAAGAAGAAATGTGTAGACCGATCCCCCTTCTGATGAAAATATGTGACTCCAGAATATGTCGAACAAGACTGCTATTTGACAATAAATACATAGATCTATTCCCATAGACTAAATATGTAGATATATTCCAGTTCTTAGGTCAATAGGTGTTTTCTCACTGGACTTCTGACCAAATGGAACCAGAACATCAACTTCAGAAATATGTAGACAGATCCTCCTTCTTATGTAAATATGTGACTTCAGACTATGTTGAACTAGACTGCTGTTTAAGACTAAATATGTAGATAGATTTCCATAGAGTAAATATGTAGATAGAGTCCAATTCTTATATCATCAATATGTATATTCTTACTGGACTTCTGACCAAATGGAACCAGAACATCAACTTAAGAAATGTGTAGACAGATCCTCCTTCTTATGTAAATATGTGACTTCAGACATGTGAAGACATGGGTATATTCCCATTATTGTGTCAATACATGTATTCTCGTTGGACTTCCGACCATATAGAACCAGACTGCTATTTaagaataaatatgtaaatagatTCCCATTCAATTCATATATTCTCTCTGGACTTCAGACTATGTGGAAGTAGGAATGGAACAAGATGGCTATTTAAGAATAAAGATGTACATCGATTTCCATTCTCATGTTTATGAATTCTCACTGGACTTCCAACCATATGGAACAAGATCACAATTTAAGAATAGACATGTAAGTATATatgtatggttttattgtttttctctgctGGTGCTAAGAGTAGagtatgctgcctgggagtttggccatctgtcaggagggcttgcatGGTGCCTTCCTGAATTATAATCTCAATTGTTGAGGGGGCCAGGTGTTGCTTTATGTTGTGTTTAAACTTCTTGGAAAACCTTTTGGAAGAATAAAGaataatcatagtaataataatagtccaaATAATATTCCTGTTGAGTGGGAGTCACTCCATCCTGGCTATTGAAGCAGGAATGGAAATCCTCATTGAA
This genomic window from Anolis carolinensis isolate JA03-04 unplaced genomic scaffold, rAnoCar3.1.pri scaffold_7, whole genome shotgun sequence contains:
- the tmem203 gene encoding transmembrane protein 203 codes for the protein MLFSLREAVQWLGLAPFELLLQGLALLAASALVALKADGGEASAGLSWWGALGPLFAADGLCTYFTAIVSVRLFQDGEKRLAVLRLFWVLTLLSLKFVFEMLLCQKLGQEPKPGREQLWYGLIMAPVFILLQLLMIRACRIF